In Paenibacillus sp. FSL R7-0345, a single window of DNA contains:
- a CDS encoding Imm10 family immunity protein — MSTFTGNFIYAQVDDENDVLMIGFADDQFDPQAYILLQKTMHPDEQDLALGFDKIHITYNDESQSQYGGIEKVLLKAGSIEIYLDEEAVEALDCEASAVRVNFDPGTLKLEERRDLIEQMFGELLEIDAEAGLL, encoded by the coding sequence ATGAGCACATTTACTGGGAATTTTATTTATGCACAGGTTGATGATGAGAATGATGTTCTAATGATAGGCTTCGCTGATGATCAGTTTGACCCTCAAGCGTATATCCTTCTCCAAAAAACCATGCACCCGGATGAGCAGGACCTGGCGCTGGGTTTTGATAAAATCCATATTACTTACAACGATGAATCACAATCGCAGTATGGCGGAATCGAAAAAGTGTTGCTTAAAGCAGGCTCAATCGAAATATATCTGGACGAAGAAGCTGTTGAAGCTTTGGACTGTGAAGCATCAGCGGTACGGGTTAATTTTGATCCGGGGACGCTTAAATTAGAAGAACGTAGGGACTTAATTGAGCAGATGTTTGGAGAGTTGCTCGAAATAGACGCTGAAGCGGGGCTGCTATGA
- a CDS encoding pentapeptide repeat-containing protein, with protein sequence MVKIHTLANENPIIVNADSLVEANLDGYDLHRAILNNYDLMRSSLRKTSLRNADLDGANLSQADLFEASLIMCEMSNAVLDGANLMNTTCHYTVFKNASLIKADLTGADVRDADFQGTMLFGAVLRCIELDCASLQGAFFDELTIWPEGFDPLQQGAIYKKNL encoded by the coding sequence ATAGTAAAAATACATACATTAGCTAACGAAAATCCAATTATCGTAAATGCAGACTCACTTGTTGAAGCAAACTTAGATGGCTATGATTTACACAGGGCGATTTTGAACAATTACGATTTAATGAGATCGAGTCTTCGTAAAACAAGTTTAAGAAATGCTGATCTTGACGGCGCCAACCTTTCACAAGCGGATCTTTTTGAGGCCTCACTGATTATGTGTGAAATGAGCAATGCGGTTTTGGACGGTGCCAACTTAATGAATACAACATGTCACTACACTGTCTTCAAAAATGCAAGTTTGATAAAAGCAGATTTAACCGGCGCAGATGTTAGAGATGCTGATTTTCAAGGTACGATGCTGTTTGGCGCTGTACTCAGATGTATTGAGTTAGATTGTGCGAGCCTGCAAGGAGCTTTTTTCGATGAATTGACTATTTGGCCTGAGGGATTTGACCCGTTACAGCAAGGTGCTATTTATAAAAAGAACCTCTAA
- a CDS encoding glycosyl hydrolase 115 family protein: MNTIHAADQRIELFTGSKPLHIYVSDQENSAVQIAAANLITDIGRVFGCKAVLSAEIHECAIIIATLEKNGQVPAAVQKAELPLEQLKSEAGVWRWEAFLQQAVDGVFYIVGTDRRGTIFGIYDLCEAIGVSPWHYWGDVPAKTKDSYSIPADFSKADWPSVQYRGIFLNDEEELDDWARLHTPDGTIGPVAYSHIFELLLRLKANYIWPAMHVNYFNGNPENGALAERMGIVVGTSHCDMLLRSNQNEWTPWLESKGYTDAEYDYSIEGRNREILLEYWRESIEQNRNYEVCFTMGMRGIHDSGFHTRAIDEDDSLSKEQKKEAKVKLLGQVVRDQRRLLIDVLGEEKGLAALQTFVPYKEVLSLYDQGLELPEDLTLIWANDNFGHMRRYPSVAERSRSGGNGLYFHNSYWAAGGTGMSYLFINSIPLAQTGNELKKSWESGIRKVWVLNVGGLKPVEQDLEYFVRYGWEAGKTEGITKDPQMFTEHWINAKFTGGHGAEAAKLYTAFAQATNVRKIEHMQPGVFSQTAYGDEAGRRLMLLEDLYRRGNAILDSLPEEERAAFFQLFLMKVHASYYTNHEFYYADRSVLSYERGNMQAADRYTELSAEMLDNKRRMLHFYDRKLSGGKWEGMLTPESFPPPPTALYPVRKPALQISGSGLRADLWNGEETLRFSVYGRREKWIELGNQGAGSIPYTLEVQEGADWIDLSETEGTLQTEQRILVTVQEPAAHAGKRGLIVIRDHRNGAVISVKVEVEAAPAVPEGFAGYIEADGYVSIPAKGYQHSLDATNDAGAVQSAWLTVPGMARYEGAALMAWHPAGQPPEGALQNNASVGYDLYVEQGGEYVLEVHRFLTLNSTGRIRFGVGIDDGEPMLVESETNDEWKGSWQQSIMDNGEKLLVKLPCITAGTHSLKLYTADNYVTISKLVLYTSDRVESNLGPAISALGHETATDYGAESPQVDWKEVEALCSGFYSTQKEEVTLPSVLYADRAFFGERFDLIFEKCQPKPQTELGSARYDDLWKRTDEKKVIDAFGSGSFTEQDGVIALEAEYALENSANAYLTPAADNSTLTWSHLQAETNGRTGFAMHVADAGLKWEEPAAAPGMHYRINVQTAGVYHAWLLIRHHNFQSDSCYLALDGNVQPLSEQFGGGRIHTYNTAQVYYWCAISDLKISSGEHVLSILACESQLRIDRIYLTAGDELPPADARWQDSVRQ, encoded by the coding sequence TTGAATACTATCCATGCAGCAGACCAGCGTATTGAGCTGTTTACAGGCAGCAAGCCGTTACATATCTATGTGTCTGATCAGGAAAATAGTGCAGTACAGATCGCCGCAGCCAACCTGATTACGGACATCGGGCGGGTCTTCGGCTGTAAAGCGGTTCTATCGGCTGAGATTCATGAATGCGCCATCATTATTGCTACACTGGAGAAGAACGGGCAGGTTCCTGCTGCTGTGCAGAAGGCAGAGCTGCCCCTAGAGCAGTTAAAAAGTGAAGCGGGAGTCTGGCGCTGGGAAGCCTTTCTCCAGCAGGCTGTGGATGGTGTGTTCTACATTGTGGGTACAGACCGCCGGGGCACAATCTTCGGCATCTATGACCTGTGTGAGGCGATCGGCGTATCCCCTTGGCATTACTGGGGGGATGTCCCGGCTAAAACCAAAGACTCGTATAGTATACCGGCAGATTTCAGCAAAGCAGACTGGCCGTCTGTGCAGTACCGGGGTATTTTCCTCAACGATGAAGAGGAGCTGGACGACTGGGCCAGGCTGCATACGCCAGACGGGACGATCGGGCCGGTGGCCTACAGCCATATTTTCGAGCTGCTGCTCCGCCTGAAGGCGAACTATATCTGGCCGGCGATGCATGTCAATTATTTCAACGGCAATCCGGAGAACGGCGCGCTGGCTGAACGGATGGGCATTGTTGTCGGCACCTCCCACTGTGATATGCTGCTGCGCAGCAACCAGAATGAGTGGACGCCTTGGCTTGAAAGTAAAGGCTACACAGATGCCGAATACGATTATTCGATTGAAGGGCGGAATCGGGAGATTCTGCTGGAATACTGGCGGGAAAGCATCGAGCAGAACCGGAATTACGAGGTTTGTTTCACGATGGGGATGCGGGGCATTCATGATTCCGGCTTTCATACCCGGGCTATTGATGAGGATGATTCCCTGAGTAAGGAGCAGAAGAAGGAGGCCAAGGTCAAGCTGCTCGGACAGGTGGTCCGAGATCAGCGGCGGCTGCTTATAGACGTACTGGGTGAGGAAAAAGGGCTGGCAGCGCTGCAGACCTTCGTCCCCTATAAAGAGGTACTTTCACTGTATGATCAGGGGCTGGAGTTGCCGGAGGATTTGACTCTGATCTGGGCGAACGATAATTTCGGCCATATGCGGCGTTATCCTTCGGTAGCCGAACGCAGCCGCAGCGGCGGGAACGGATTGTACTTTCATAACTCATACTGGGCTGCTGGAGGTACAGGTATGAGCTACTTATTTATCAATTCCATCCCGCTGGCGCAGACGGGCAATGAGCTGAAGAAATCCTGGGAGTCAGGCATCCGCAAGGTGTGGGTGCTGAATGTCGGCGGATTGAAGCCGGTGGAGCAGGATCTGGAGTATTTTGTGCGGTACGGCTGGGAAGCAGGGAAAACGGAGGGTATTACCAAGGACCCGCAGATGTTCACAGAGCACTGGATCAACGCCAAGTTCACCGGCGGACACGGGGCAGAAGCTGCGAAGCTGTACACAGCCTTTGCCCAGGCGACCAATGTGCGCAAAATTGAGCATATGCAGCCAGGCGTGTTCTCGCAGACGGCTTACGGGGATGAAGCCGGCCGCAGGCTGATGCTGCTGGAGGATCTGTACAGACGGGGCAATGCCATACTGGACAGTCTGCCTGAGGAGGAGCGCGCCGCCTTCTTCCAGCTGTTCCTGATGAAAGTCCATGCTTCCTACTATACCAATCATGAGTTTTATTATGCCGACCGCAGCGTGCTGTCCTATGAACGGGGAAACATGCAGGCGGCTGACCGGTATACGGAGTTATCGGCGGAGATGCTGGACAATAAGCGGCGGATGCTGCATTTTTACGACCGGAAGCTGAGCGGCGGCAAATGGGAAGGCATGCTGACTCCGGAGAGCTTCCCGCCTCCGCCGACAGCGCTCTATCCGGTGCGTAAGCCTGCGCTGCAGATTTCGGGAAGCGGCCTGCGTGCTGATCTCTGGAACGGGGAGGAAACGCTGCGCTTCTCGGTCTATGGACGGCGGGAGAAGTGGATTGAGCTGGGCAACCAGGGAGCGGGCAGTATTCCGTATACCCTTGAGGTTCAGGAGGGGGCGGACTGGATCGACTTATCCGAGACGGAAGGGACACTGCAGACCGAGCAGCGGATTCTGGTTACGGTACAGGAGCCCGCAGCCCATGCCGGCAAACGCGGACTCATCGTCATCCGTGATCACAGAAACGGCGCTGTCATCTCTGTTAAGGTGGAGGTTGAAGCCGCTCCGGCCGTTCCGGAGGGCTTCGCCGGATATATTGAAGCAGACGGCTATGTATCTATTCCGGCTAAGGGCTATCAGCACAGCTTGGATGCAACGAACGACGCCGGGGCTGTTCAGTCGGCTTGGTTAACGGTGCCGGGCATGGCCCGGTACGAGGGAGCTGCGCTGATGGCCTGGCATCCGGCCGGGCAGCCGCCGGAAGGGGCGCTGCAGAACAATGCCTCCGTTGGGTATGACCTTTACGTCGAGCAGGGCGGAGAATATGTTCTGGAAGTCCACCGCTTCCTGACGCTGAATTCCACAGGCCGCATCCGTTTCGGCGTAGGCATAGATGACGGAGAGCCAATGCTGGTGGAATCGGAAACGAATGACGAATGGAAGGGCAGCTGGCAGCAGAGCATTATGGATAACGGGGAAAAGCTGCTGGTGAAGCTCCCGTGTATCACGGCTGGCACCCATTCGCTCAAGCTGTACACCGCGGATAATTATGTAACAATTTCCAAGCTGGTACTATATACGAGTGATAGAGTTGAATCTAATCTGGGTCCGGCCATCAGCGCTCTGGGGCATGAAACAGCTACCGATTACGGCGCGGAGAGTCCGCAGGTAGACTGGAAAGAAGTAGAGGCGCTATGCAGCGGGTTTTACAGTACGCAGAAGGAAGAGGTAACACTGCCATCGGTCCTGTACGCGGACAGAGCCTTTTTCGGGGAGCGGTTTGATCTGATCTTCGAGAAGTGCCAGCCTAAGCCGCAGACGGAGCTGGGAAGTGCACGTTATGATGACCTTTGGAAGCGTACGGATGAAAAGAAGGTTATCGACGCTTTCGGTTCCGGCAGCTTTACAGAGCAGGACGGCGTTATCGCCCTTGAGGCTGAATACGCCTTGGAGAACTCTGCCAATGCATACCTGACGCCTGCCGCAGACAATAGCACCCTTACCTGGAGCCACCTGCAGGCTGAGACGAACGGCAGAACAGGCTTCGCGATGCACGTAGCTGATGCGGGACTGAAGTGGGAAGAGCCTGCTGCCGCGCCTGGCATGCATTACCGGATCAACGTACAGACAGCAGGAGTATATCACGCATGGCTGCTGATCAGACATCACAACTTCCAGTCTGATTCCTGTTATCTGGCGCTTGACGGCAATGTGCAGCCTTTGTCCGAGCAGTTCGGCGGCGGAAGGATTCACACCTACAATACCGCTCAAGTATATTACTGGTGTGCAATCTCCGACCTGAAGATCAGCTCCGGCGAGCATGTGCTGTCCATCCTGGCCTGTGAATCCCAGCTCCGGATAGACCGGATTTATCTGACCGCAGGAGATGAGCTTCCGCCGGCAGATGCCCGGTGGCAGGATTCGGTTAGACAATAA
- the sigF gene encoding RNA polymerase sporulation sigma factor SigF, whose amino-acid sequence MEAESKKAPPTYLDDAEVKRLIALSQAGDNLARDTLVSCNIRLVWSVVQRFMNRGYEPDDLFQIGCIGLLKSVDKFDLSYEVKFSTYAVPMIIGEIQRFLRDDGTLKVSRSLKEMANKVRKMKDEMSKTLDRLPTIGEVAEALGVTPEEIVFAQEANKPPTSIHETVFENDGDPITLIDQIADESQERWFDKLALSEAIGALTERERLIVYLRYYRDQTQSEVASRLGISQVQVSRLEKKILANIREQIAQ is encoded by the coding sequence ATGGAAGCAGAGTCAAAAAAAGCTCCGCCGACCTATTTGGACGATGCGGAGGTCAAACGTCTTATCGCGCTCAGTCAGGCCGGGGATAACCTGGCCCGTGACACGCTCGTAAGCTGCAACATCCGGCTCGTCTGGTCGGTGGTGCAGCGGTTTATGAACCGCGGTTACGAGCCGGATGATTTATTCCAGATCGGTTGTATCGGACTGCTCAAGTCCGTCGACAAATTCGACCTCAGCTATGAGGTCAAGTTCTCCACCTATGCCGTGCCGATGATCATCGGCGAGATCCAGCGCTTCCTGCGCGACGACGGAACCCTGAAGGTCAGCCGCTCCCTTAAGGAGATGGCCAACAAGGTGCGCAAGATGAAGGACGAGATGTCCAAAACGCTGGACCGCCTGCCGACCATCGGCGAGGTTGCGGAGGCGCTTGGTGTAACACCGGAAGAAATCGTGTTTGCCCAGGAGGCGAACAAGCCGCCGACCTCGATCCACGAGACCGTCTTCGAGAACGACGGCGACCCGATCACCCTGATCGACCAGATCGCCGACGAGTCGCAGGAGCGCTGGTTCGACAAGCTGGCGCTGAGCGAAGCCATCGGCGCGCTCACCGAACGCGAGCGCCTGATCGTCTACCTGCGCTACTACCGCGACCAGACCCAGTCCGAAGTCGCCAGCCGCCTTGGCATCTCGCAGGTGCAGGTATCAAGACTGGAGAAGAAGATCCTCGCGAACATCCGGGAGCAGATTGCTCAGTAG
- a CDS encoding D-alanyl-D-alanine carboxypeptidase family protein, translated as MAVSVLGAAAGASAEEKAKSTGNTSAAADLAPNARSAILMDAGTGTIIYEKNSHDKLPPASITKIMTMLLTVEALDEGRLQLTDMVRTSEYAASMGGSQIFLEPGEEMSVDEMLKGIAMASGNDASVAMAEKLAGSESAFVDMMNSKAEELGLKDTHFANCNGLPAENHYSSAHDIAVISRELLKHERIIKYTGSYQDYLRKDTEKPFWLVNTNKLVRFYTGADGLKTGYTSEAKFCLSATASRDGLRAVAVVLGEPNTKTRNSEVSGMFDYLFSQYKVHTIYKSGDAIGTLKIEKGVKKELPITAKETYSVLLKKGITQEGIRNEVVLQDNIKAPVAADQTIGKLVVYQGTSVIKEYELKAGEEVPKAGFWKLFKRTAGSLFTID; from the coding sequence ATGGCTGTTTCCGTACTGGGGGCGGCTGCGGGAGCATCGGCAGAGGAAAAAGCTAAAAGTACCGGCAATACCTCTGCTGCTGCTGATCTTGCTCCGAATGCGCGTTCCGCCATCCTGATGGATGCGGGCACCGGCACAATCATTTACGAAAAAAACAGTCACGACAAGCTGCCGCCGGCCAGTATCACCAAAATCATGACAATGCTCCTGACGGTGGAGGCGCTGGATGAAGGACGTCTGCAATTGACCGACATGGTGCGGACCAGTGAATATGCGGCTTCAATGGGCGGTTCGCAGATCTTCCTGGAGCCCGGCGAAGAAATGAGCGTTGACGAGATGCTCAAGGGCATCGCGATGGCCTCCGGTAATGATGCCTCTGTGGCGATGGCGGAGAAGCTTGCCGGGTCGGAGAGCGCTTTTGTCGACATGATGAACAGCAAAGCGGAAGAGCTGGGCCTGAAGGATACTCACTTTGCCAACTGTAACGGGCTGCCTGCGGAGAACCATTATTCATCCGCTCATGACATTGCCGTCATCAGCCGCGAGCTGCTGAAGCATGAACGGATCATCAAATACACCGGCTCCTACCAGGACTATCTGCGCAAGGATACGGAGAAGCCGTTCTGGCTGGTCAATACGAACAAGCTGGTACGCTTTTATACCGGCGCTGACGGCCTGAAGACCGGATATACGTCTGAAGCCAAGTTCTGCCTCTCGGCCACTGCGTCCAGAGACGGACTGCGCGCCGTTGCCGTGGTGCTGGGTGAACCGAACACCAAGACACGCAACAGCGAGGTGTCGGGCATGTTCGACTATCTCTTTTCCCAGTACAAGGTGCACACCATCTACAAATCCGGAGATGCCATCGGCACCCTGAAGATTGAAAAAGGCGTGAAAAAAGAGCTGCCGATCACTGCCAAGGAAACGTACAGCGTGCTGCTCAAAAAAGGCATTACCCAGGAAGGCATCCGTAACGAAGTGGTGCTGCAGGATAACATCAAGGCACCGGTCGCTGCAGATCAGACCATCGGCAAGCTGGTTGTCTACCAGGGCACGAGTGTCATCAAGGAATATGAGCTGAAGGCAGGCGAAGAAGTGCCGAAGGCCGGCTTCTGGAAGCTGTTCAAGCGTACGGCGGGCTCGCTGTTTACGATTGATTGA
- the spoIIAB gene encoding anti-sigma F factor has product MTKSEAGNFMSVQFAALSENESFARVVVAAFVSRLDPTMDELNDLKTVVSEAVTNCIIHGYDSNPEGIVSISARIEHETVHLTIEDQGNGIEDLELAQQPLYTSKPELERSGMGFTIMENFMDGFEVTSEPGRGTSISMKKTIVSKKALYN; this is encoded by the coding sequence ATGACAAAGAGTGAAGCTGGTAACTTCATGAGTGTCCAGTTTGCCGCCCTCTCGGAGAACGAATCGTTCGCGCGTGTTGTCGTAGCGGCCTTCGTCTCGCGGCTTGATCCGACCATGGATGAACTGAATGACTTGAAGACAGTCGTGTCGGAAGCGGTCACCAACTGCATTATTCACGGCTATGACAGCAATCCGGAAGGGATTGTCAGCATCTCGGCGAGAATTGAGCATGAAACCGTACATCTGACCATTGAGGATCAGGGCAACGGGATTGAGGATCTGGAGCTGGCGCAGCAGCCGCTGTATACGTCCAAGCCGGAGCTGGAACGGTCGGGAATGGGCTTTACCATTATGGAGAACTTCATGGATGGTTTCGAAGTGACCAGCGAGCCGGGCCGGGGCACCTCCATCTCTATGAAGAAAACAATCGTCTCCAAAAAAGCTTTATACAATTAG
- a CDS encoding acyltransferase family protein, with the protein MEKRRELWIDAAKGFSIIFVVMGHSGDAAANHYLSWFRMPLFFLLSGLVFKPILPERYTSWAVKRTKGLMTPYFAYGLLIAAGMLLYSLNFTGFLENIARLLYGGLSLTGPYGVFWFITCLLFTQLLFGYIVRYSRRTQFLLIASAYLLSHLIALTPLKTFNLPWNIDVALLAVTYYAIGFYGKKAIPALISRAYVLLLLLPMCAFVLWLERSGYISYSLDMKYKEYDALLLDLAVPLLISLTICAVVYQLSKRLPLGFMGRLGRNTIAIMYLHLPLNYSLKVLLGADYGLIPFTLVGVMLPLLAAKWAGRYPQVSRLYLGRGSSPPAVQYGAARR; encoded by the coding sequence GTGGAAAAACGACGTGAGTTATGGATTGATGCCGCCAAGGGCTTCAGCATTATTTTTGTAGTGATGGGCCATTCCGGCGATGCCGCTGCGAATCATTATTTGTCCTGGTTCCGGATGCCGCTGTTTTTTCTGCTGAGCGGTCTGGTGTTTAAGCCGATCCTGCCTGAGCGGTATACCAGCTGGGCGGTTAAGCGGACGAAGGGTCTAATGACGCCTTATTTTGCCTACGGGTTGTTGATTGCGGCCGGAATGCTGCTGTATAGCCTCAATTTCACCGGGTTCCTCGAAAATATCGCCAGGCTGCTCTACGGGGGACTGTCCTTGACCGGGCCTTACGGGGTATTCTGGTTTATCACCTGTCTCCTGTTCACGCAGCTGCTCTTTGGATACATTGTCAGGTACAGCCGCCGCACCCAATTCCTTCTGATCGCCTCCGCTTACCTTCTGTCCCATCTGATCGCTCTGACGCCGCTAAAAACCTTCAACCTCCCCTGGAACATCGACGTTGCCCTGCTTGCGGTTACCTATTATGCGATCGGATTTTACGGTAAAAAAGCCATTCCTGCACTGATCAGCCGTGCTTACGTGCTCTTGCTGCTGCTGCCGATGTGTGCATTTGTGTTATGGCTGGAACGCAGCGGATACATCAGCTACAGCCTTGACATGAAGTATAAGGAGTACGATGCGCTGCTGCTTGATCTGGCGGTCCCGCTGCTAATCTCACTAACCATTTGTGCTGTCGTATATCAGCTGTCCAAACGGCTGCCGCTGGGCTTCATGGGCAGGCTTGGACGCAACACGATTGCCATTATGTATCTGCATCTGCCGCTGAACTACAGCCTCAAAGTGCTGCTCGGTGCAGATTACGGTCTGATCCCGTTTACTCTGGTCGGTGTAATGCTGCCGCTGCTGGCAGCCAAATGGGCGGGACGGTATCCGCAGGTGTCCAGGCTCTATCTGGGACGGGGCAGCAGCCCGCCGGCAGTACAATACGGTGCTGCCCGCAGATGA
- a CDS encoding AraC family transcriptional regulator produces MGADLFVPHPLFYIEYMKHDAGHRMPNVHYHNCYELYILEEGHHNMLINDSMLTLAVHDTALFKPNLFHQSYRNNGCARTCIYFTDRFLRMYFTEKAITSLLGCFDRGVISIDRELFPRVKKLLILLEKENVADNSNRIFIYLAEILDILNQSKSTPRTAQTTASPDQIDLILSYINQNYAAIRKIEEIAGQFYISKYYLCHIFKEATGLTLVHYINNIRIQHACNMLVNTDRSILEIGLACGFNSSMYFCKTFKQALNVTPSEFRRTAL; encoded by the coding sequence ATGGGCGCAGATCTGTTTGTTCCGCATCCTTTATTCTATATTGAATATATGAAGCATGACGCCGGGCACCGGATGCCTAATGTTCATTACCATAACTGCTATGAGCTGTACATTCTGGAAGAGGGTCATCATAATATGCTGATCAATGACTCCATGCTGACGCTGGCGGTACATGATACGGCGCTGTTCAAGCCCAATCTGTTTCACCAGAGCTACCGGAATAACGGCTGCGCCAGAACCTGCATCTATTTCACAGACCGGTTTCTGCGGATGTATTTTACGGAAAAAGCCATCACCTCTCTGCTGGGCTGCTTCGACAGAGGTGTCATATCGATTGACAGGGAGCTGTTTCCGCGGGTCAAAAAGCTCCTGATCCTGCTGGAAAAAGAGAATGTCGCGGATAACAGCAACCGGATTTTTATCTATCTGGCTGAAATACTGGATATTCTGAACCAGAGTAAAAGCACGCCAAGAACCGCGCAGACCACCGCCTCACCCGATCAGATCGATCTGATCCTCTCTTACATCAACCAGAATTATGCTGCCATCCGCAAAATCGAAGAGATTGCCGGGCAGTTCTACATCTCCAAATACTATCTGTGTCACATCTTTAAGGAAGCGACCGGGCTTACCCTTGTTCATTATATTAATAACATCAGAATCCAGCATGCCTGCAATATGCTCGTTAATACCGACCGCTCGATTCTGGAAATCGGGCTGGCCTGCGGTTTTAATTCATCCATGTATTTCTGCAAAACCTTCAAGCAGGCGCTGAACGTAACGCCAAGCGAATTCCGGAGGACGGCGTTGTAA
- the spoIIAA gene encoding anti-sigma F factor antagonist: MNSHVEMEHHRSVLVVRLYGELDHHAADYVRMEMDEAIMRGQVEHLILSLKELQFMDSSGLGVILGRYKLIRSKGGKMAVCDATAPVKRLLEMSGLFKIMSLYDDESAALSDLEVAL; this comes from the coding sequence ATGAATTCCCATGTGGAGATGGAGCATCACCGGAGTGTGCTGGTTGTCCGTTTGTACGGAGAGCTGGATCATCACGCAGCCGATTATGTTCGGATGGAAATGGATGAAGCGATTATGCGGGGCCAGGTCGAGCATCTGATTCTCAGCCTGAAGGAGCTGCAGTTCATGGACAGCTCCGGTCTCGGTGTTATTCTTGGAAGGTACAAGCTGATCCGCAGCAAGGGCGGCAAAATGGCAGTCTGTGATGCCACAGCACCCGTGAAGCGGCTGCTGGAAATGTCGGGCCTGTTCAAAATCATGTCCCTATATGACGACGAGAGTGCAGCGCTCTCGGATTTGGAGGTTGCGTTATGA
- a CDS encoding YxiJ family protein gives MIYLLLYSDGQQWYFEADEEGVVYRQMLLEEGKASRISNVKKDVFFLAEGELSLDDPELEPIPKAAFEAVWDELTKEQLPDWLETKRTFTQGTTIFGYLEVLYPHGVIVSIPDTKALGLANYDECAAHSRNHSIHKGLLVEATVSGYDEVNGWLLLEEPRVWGFREESGMTDQSAASKELALLYKTLHRSFPFHDSARLKEDFAEAFAHLKEGWFDGDFSEYCALIAGTVSYVMHSSIPEIPVRQLKLLQKSFFERYPAYAFIQPSLSDYPAISAELEDHERAREMLLCLIQEIHDEA, from the coding sequence ATGATCTACTTGCTGCTGTATTCAGACGGTCAACAATGGTACTTTGAAGCAGATGAAGAGGGCGTAGTCTATAGACAAATGCTTTTGGAAGAGGGCAAGGCGAGCAGGATTTCTAATGTGAAAAAAGATGTTTTTTTCCTGGCTGAGGGAGAATTGTCTTTGGACGATCCTGAACTGGAGCCTATCCCCAAAGCTGCATTCGAGGCAGTCTGGGATGAACTAACTAAAGAGCAGCTGCCGGATTGGCTCGAAACCAAACGTACCTTTACACAGGGCACCACAATATTTGGCTATCTAGAAGTGCTATATCCGCATGGAGTTATTGTAAGCATACCGGATACTAAAGCCCTTGGACTTGCCAACTATGACGAATGTGCTGCACACTCGAGGAACCACAGTATACATAAAGGCTTGTTAGTTGAAGCAACTGTCAGCGGATATGATGAGGTTAATGGCTGGCTTTTACTGGAGGAGCCGCGTGTATGGGGATTTAGAGAGGAGTCCGGTATGACAGACCAATCAGCAGCTAGTAAAGAACTGGCACTGCTCTATAAAACGTTACATCGCTCTTTTCCTTTTCATGACTCAGCACGTCTAAAGGAGGATTTTGCAGAAGCCTTTGCACATTTAAAAGAGGGATGGTTTGACGGAGACTTTAGTGAATATTGTGCACTAATCGCCGGAACGGTCAGTTATGTTATGCATAGCTCCATTCCCGAGATTCCTGTGAGGCAGCTGAAGCTTTTGCAAAAAAGCTTTTTTGAGCGCTATCCGGCGTATGCTTTTATACAGCCAAGCTTGTCTGATTATCCGGCGATTTCTGCCGAACTGGAGGATCATGAACGTGCCAGGGAGATGCTGCTTTGTCTGATACAAGAGATCCATGATGAGGCATAA